ATTCGGCGAGATGTGTTCTGATTGCGCAAGTTGTGGATTATGGAAATTTATGGCAGCCATCGTCATGCGGGGCGAGTCGCAGTTGGGCGGCGCTGAGCTGACTGCGTCTTTGCCGTTAACGGGCCCCTGACGGTCCACTGGACCGTTGCCGCAACGGCAGGGAGACGTCGGGTAGTTTTTCAACAAACAGGATGAAAACCACACCCTGCAATTACGACGCAAGTTGTTGCTCGCGAGTCACTTGCCGTCAGCCCCCAGACCAGACCCGTGTTGAAAAATGGCCCTTTCGGCCATTGTTGGGGTCGAGAGGTCGAATCGCGGCTGCAAATTGGCTCCCACTTAGGCCGCTTTGGGAGCCACGACGCGTTGACGAGATAGCAAACATCTGGTACAAGATTTGATTCGCCAAAAAGATTGATTCTGGCGCGGACAAGACAACAAGCGGCAATTAAAAAGGCAGCAAGCATGGGTGGCACGATCCATCGGATGAAGGAACTTCGGCAACGTCGGCATCGCAAGAAAAAGCTGGCCGTGCTCAAGCGTCGGGCGGCTAAGGCCAGCCCTTCGGAGAAGGCAGTTCTGGCTGC
Above is a window of Anatilimnocola aggregata DNA encoding:
- a CDS encoding DUF6800 family protein encodes the protein MGGTIHRMKELRQRRHRKKKLAVLKRRAAKASPSEKAVLAAKLRRMTPGAEVIIATMGLEEKR